In Rhinoraja longicauda isolate Sanriku21f chromosome 27, sRhiLon1.1, whole genome shotgun sequence, one DNA window encodes the following:
- the LOC144606595 gene encoding mucosal pentraxin-like, which produces MKPVTIVLVMCIYLSGSDSAGLYGKSVRFPTETANSFVKLHASDFSGLTAFTVCFKAATEVTRSYSLLSYATSSSANELLIWEETKTQLWLYLGSFVAGFYIPDMNSLLRHICVTWESKGGEIAIWVNGKRGLRKVGGKGQVLKGSGQFIIGQEQDSVGGHFDIKQSFVGEMTDVNMWDRVLKHNEIELISQGCFSVGGNIINWGSTSFTSGGNVIIEDNNDCTF; this is translated from the exons ATGAAGCCTGTGACAATTGTGCTTGTGATGTGCATTTACCTGTCAGGATCGGACAGTGCAG GACTGTATGGAAAATCAGTGAGATTCCCAACTGAAACCGCCAACAGCTTCGTCAAGTTGCATGCATCTGATTTCTCCGGTTTGACCGCCTTTACTGTCTGTTTCAAGGCAGCCACTGAAGTGACTCGCTCTTACAGTTTGCTCTCCTACGCAACAAGCTCTTCCGCTAACGAACTCCTGATTTGGGAAGAAACTAAAACACAACTCTGGCTGTACCTTGGAAGTTTTGTAGCTGGGTTTTACATCCCAGACATGAATTCTTTACTGAGACACATCTGTGTGACCTGGGAGTCTAAAGGGGGTGAGATAGCAATCTGGGTCAACGGAAAACGTGGTTTAAGGAAGGTTGGTGGAAAGGGTCAGGTTCTGAAAGGGTCTGGCCAGTTTATAATTGGTCAGGAGCAAGACTCAGTTGGTGGACATTTTGACATCAAACAATCCTTTGTTGGAGAGATGACTGATGTTAATATGTGGGATCGTGTTCTAAAACACAATGAGATTGAGTTGATCAGTCAGGGGTGTTTCAGTGTTGGAGGGAACATCATTAACTGGGGATCAACATCATTTACATCAGGGGGGAACGTCATAATTGAAGACAATAATGATTgtacattttaa